From a single Kitasatospora azatica KCTC 9699 genomic region:
- a CDS encoding ATP-binding protein, with translation MALVEGLLTSLREGVGHAVFLSGEAGIGKSRLADECARQAVALGLPLLRGRGSPSGAGTPFRPLVEALSSRFRKAGPPDDQELVPYRPALARVVPEWRTAAGPDYPESVIELAEALLRLLAVLGRDAGCVLVLEDLHDADSEMVAVLEYLVDNVADLPVLLIATLRPEAGAAFDLLQATERRRAASVLALGPLDTPDIRALAAGCLGVPAAEVPGEVVDRLAEVGGGNPYLVEELLADMVGTGSLRQDRARWRVAGDLAATVPTSVVHAYGRRAGLLAPRARELVVLAALLGPQFSVGTVQLITGHDDRSLFATLRTLVEAELVVPDGIVADRYAFRHALIGEALLAGIPLAERAAAARRAAIALQQAGPEPADGRWHLAARLLETAGDEAAAARLYAEAGRQALADATSGLAVRLLERGHRLAAQADRADLTEALVYARAEAGQLDGALELLGTLPTAGVAGLSADRRIALHTRLAWATLLAERAEECGEQLAAAWTLMGDGGAPAQTAALALVQGGLALLPGHEADLADAERQAREAAEVAQRAELPVLACQAWQLLATLARERGFDEADDCLARMLAVAETHALPGWRFEALIRLGANSFLRTGDSRTLEEALAAAHELGSITLTQRTEGLLAMHAVLTGDPHRAREIIDRCLDATARMRNLATHRYLLLTAATLAAHRGRRRDMEDELLAFDQAGGGRSFLVPVMLGLGRAVCALLEEDRALAEAELAAAADWERDHPNIFYLAGRYGLRPLLDVLAGRAGRAEYAVAAAAPAAELAWNRQFLLAAEAVLLGREGNADEATRAVQAVRSAASVFPTGSHLALRLVAEAALTDGWGDPVSWLRTAEDYFHGLDVPAVAAACRALLRRTGATVAQRRSGRDLIPAGLRAVGVTTREYEVFALIVERLGNQDIARRLSISPRTVEKHMASLLRKTGRADRAGLQQLSVEVAEG, from the coding sequence ATCGCGCTGGTCGAAGGCCTGCTGACGAGCCTTCGGGAAGGCGTCGGCCACGCGGTGTTCCTCTCCGGAGAGGCCGGGATCGGCAAGTCCCGGCTGGCCGACGAGTGCGCCCGGCAGGCCGTCGCCCTGGGCCTGCCACTGCTGCGCGGCCGGGGCAGCCCGAGTGGCGCCGGTACACCCTTCCGCCCGCTCGTCGAGGCGCTGAGCTCCCGCTTCCGCAAGGCGGGCCCGCCGGACGACCAGGAGCTCGTGCCGTACCGGCCCGCGCTGGCCCGGGTGGTCCCCGAGTGGCGGACGGCCGCCGGCCCGGACTACCCGGAGAGCGTGATCGAGCTGGCCGAGGCGCTGCTGCGGCTGCTCGCCGTCCTCGGCCGGGACGCCGGGTGCGTGCTGGTGCTGGAGGACCTGCACGACGCGGACTCCGAGATGGTCGCCGTGCTGGAGTACCTGGTGGACAACGTCGCCGACCTGCCGGTGCTGCTGATCGCGACCTTGCGGCCGGAGGCCGGAGCCGCGTTCGACCTGCTCCAGGCCACCGAGCGGCGCAGGGCGGCGTCCGTCCTCGCACTGGGACCGCTCGACACTCCGGACATCCGGGCACTGGCCGCCGGCTGCCTGGGCGTGCCGGCCGCCGAGGTGCCGGGCGAGGTGGTCGACCGGCTGGCCGAGGTCGGCGGCGGAAACCCGTACCTGGTGGAGGAGTTGCTGGCCGACATGGTCGGCACCGGCTCGCTGCGCCAGGACCGGGCGCGCTGGCGGGTGGCGGGGGATCTCGCCGCCACCGTCCCGACCAGCGTGGTGCACGCCTACGGCCGCCGCGCCGGGCTACTCGCCCCCCGGGCGCGGGAACTCGTCGTGCTCGCGGCACTGCTGGGCCCGCAGTTCTCGGTCGGCACCGTCCAGCTCATCACCGGACACGACGACCGGAGCCTGTTCGCCACGCTGCGGACGCTGGTGGAGGCTGAACTCGTCGTCCCGGACGGCATCGTGGCGGATCGTTACGCGTTTCGTCACGCGCTGATCGGCGAAGCCCTGCTGGCCGGCATCCCGCTCGCGGAGCGGGCCGCCGCCGCCAGACGGGCCGCCATCGCCTTGCAGCAGGCCGGACCGGAGCCCGCCGACGGCCGGTGGCACCTCGCGGCGCGGCTGCTGGAGACCGCCGGGGACGAGGCCGCCGCCGCCCGGCTGTACGCCGAAGCTGGACGGCAGGCGCTGGCCGACGCCACCTCAGGACTGGCCGTCCGGCTGCTCGAACGCGGGCACCGGCTCGCCGCCCAGGCCGATCGCGCCGACCTCACCGAGGCCCTGGTGTACGCCCGGGCCGAGGCCGGCCAGCTGGACGGCGCGCTGGAACTGCTCGGCACCCTCCCGACCGCCGGCGTCGCCGGGCTGAGTGCCGACCGCAGGATCGCCCTGCACACCCGCCTGGCCTGGGCCACCCTGCTCGCCGAGCGTGCCGAGGAGTGCGGCGAGCAGCTGGCGGCGGCGTGGACGCTCATGGGCGATGGCGGCGCGCCTGCCCAGACCGCCGCCCTCGCACTGGTCCAGGGGGGCCTGGCTCTGCTGCCAGGCCATGAAGCGGACCTGGCGGACGCCGAGCGGCAGGCCCGGGAGGCGGCCGAGGTCGCCCAGCGGGCCGAACTCCCGGTGCTGGCCTGCCAGGCCTGGCAGCTGCTCGCGACGCTCGCGCGGGAACGCGGCTTCGACGAGGCCGACGACTGCCTGGCCCGGATGCTCGCGGTCGCCGAGACCCACGCGCTGCCCGGCTGGCGGTTCGAGGCGCTGATCCGGCTCGGCGCCAACTCCTTCCTGCGCACCGGCGACTCCCGCACCCTCGAGGAGGCGCTGGCGGCGGCGCACGAGCTGGGATCGATCACGCTGACCCAGCGGACCGAGGGGTTGCTCGCCATGCACGCGGTGCTCACCGGCGATCCGCACCGGGCCCGGGAGATCATCGACCGCTGCCTCGACGCCACCGCACGGATGCGCAATCTCGCCACCCACCGCTACTTGCTGCTGACCGCGGCCACCCTGGCGGCCCACCGCGGTCGCCGGCGCGACATGGAGGACGAGCTGCTGGCCTTCGACCAGGCGGGCGGCGGCCGGTCGTTCCTGGTGCCGGTGATGCTCGGCCTGGGCCGCGCCGTCTGCGCCCTGTTGGAGGAGGACCGGGCCCTGGCCGAGGCCGAGTTGGCCGCCGCCGCGGACTGGGAACGCGACCATCCGAACATCTTCTACCTGGCCGGACGGTACGGTCTGCGCCCGCTGCTCGACGTCCTCGCGGGACGTGCGGGCCGGGCGGAGTACGCGGTCGCGGCGGCCGCGCCGGCGGCCGAACTCGCCTGGAACCGGCAGTTCCTGCTGGCGGCCGAGGCGGTCCTGCTGGGGCGGGAGGGCAACGCGGACGAGGCCACCCGGGCGGTGCAGGCCGTGCGTTCGGCCGCGTCGGTCTTCCCGACGGGCAGTCACCTCGCCCTTCGGCTGGTCGCGGAGGCGGCCCTGACCGACGGCTGGGGCGATCCCGTGAGTTGGCTGCGCACGGCCGAGGACTACTTCCACGGCCTCGACGTGCCCGCCGTGGCGGCCGCCTGCCGGGCTCTGCTGCGCCGTACCGGCGCGACCGTCGCGCAGCGCCGCAGCGGACGGGACCTGATACCCGCCGGCCTGCGCGCCGTCGGCGTGACGACGCGTGAGTACGAGGTCTTCGCGCTGATCGTCGAGCGGCTCGGCAACCAGGACATCGCCCGTCGGCTCTCCATCTCGCCGCGCACGGTGGAGAAGCACATGGCGAGCCTGCTCCGCAAGACCGGCCGGGCCGACCGGGCGGGGCTGCAACAGCTGTCCGTCGAGGTCGCCGAGGGCTGA